In the Bacillus sp. HSf4 genome, TGAAGGGCAATCCCCCCCATCAGCTGAACTTTAAACGGAAACATGCCGGTGACGCGCCGGGAGGCTTCCCTGACGACGGCAAACGCTTCTGTTAAAAGGTTATCAACCGATTCGCCTTTCTCAAGCCGTTCTTTAAACTCGATCGTTTTATGTTTCAGCGCTTCATCAGAAAGCTTTTCCATCTCCGCTTTGAGCGCATCAATCTCATTCGCCTTCTTTTCATAACGGCTGAGCGTGCGTTTTGTCGGATCAAACACTTTATTTAAAATTCCAAGCATAGAATAACGCTCCTCTGTAATTTTCCTTGTTTAAACAGTGATTTATATATATCAATTATCATATCACACCTTTTGTCATTTCCAAACAATTTACCGCAGATCAACGGAAAAATCCCCTCTGCGGGGCAACCGAGAGGGGTGCTGCTCATTCTTTATTCATTCGGTTCGATCAAACCGTACTTTCCGTCGTTTCTTCGATAAACCACATTGGTCAGATTGGTTTCGGCGTTCGTGAAGACATAGAAGCTGTGTCCAAGCATATTCATTTGTAAAATCGCTTCTTCATTATCCATCGGTTTTAAGTTAAAACGCTTTTGACGGACAACCTGCGGCTGTTCATCATCTGTTTCTTCCTCATGGAGGGCGGTGCCGATGCCGTTCCCTTCCGCAAATACATATTTCGGAGAACCCTTTTCGCGAAATTTGCGATTCACTTTTGTTTTATGCTTGCGAATTTGACGTTCCAGTTTGTTTACTGCTAGATCTACTGCTGTGTACATATCTTCGTGATGAACTTCCGCACGGAGAGAGAGGTCTGTCATTGGAATTGTCACTTCAACCTTTGATTCCTGATCATTGTAAAATTTCAAGTTGACCTGGACAATCGCATCGACGTTATTTTCAAAATAACGCTCCAGCTTTCCAATTTTCTTCTCGACGTGTTCTCTTAACGCTGCCGTTACCTCAATGTTTTCTCCTCTGACGTTGTACTCCATCAAAAGAACGCCTCCTTTATATTAAGGATATGTAAATACATTTCTCCTTTTCCCTTCTGAAATCCTGCATAAACGTAAAAATTATGTGAAAAATCCGTGAATTTTGACGAATTTTGTCCTTTAAGATGTCACCGATGTAAATTCCCTTTTGGAATCCTAGATATATGCAGGAACGGAAGAAATCAGAACGTTACTTTCGAAACTCGGACAAAGCCCCTCCCTTTCTAAACATAACGGCCATACACCCGACATGCTGCCGGGCGTATGGCCATCAATGGATCACATACGGTCTCATGCATTGATGAATCGCATTCATCCATTTTCGGTAAAGCGGTAAAAAACGGTTGATCAAATCGTGGTGAAACTCAGCGGAAGGATAATTGTGATAAATCAGACGGTCAAACTCGCGGAAGACCCTGTCAAAGAAACGAATGGACGATTTGACACAGCTTGTCTCCACTATTGAAAGCAGAACCGTGTGCGATGAATCCAATTGAAAAAAAGCATAGATCAAATCGTTAAAAATCCGCTCCCCTTCCGTCTTCTCCAAGTTTTGATTCGCCTCGATCAAATAGCAAAACCCTTCTTCAATCGTAAACAAAAGCTGATAATACGTTGTTAAAAGCATATAATCCTCGGTGCTTGTCAAATGTCTCACCTATTTGCGCTTGTCATAATAGCGGCCGTCGATCGTGATATTGTTGTATGGGTTCATATACGTATTGTGCAGGGTGCGCTTCTTCTTCACTTGGATCAGCTCTTGTTTGACGGCCTGCTGCAGCCTTTTCAGCTCATCAACAATCAATGGATCCCATTCCATCACTTGAGCCATCTGGTGTTTTTCTTCAGTAGAAAGGGGAAGCTTGATCTCTTTGAGCAAGTCCTCCCGCTTCGCCAGAAAGTCTTCAATGGTCTGAAGCAGCTCATCAGTTTCTGGGGCATCCTTGATCTCTGCCAGCATGTTTTTCGTTTCGCTGTATATGAGCTCTGTTCTGCTCATCATGCCTGCCCGCCTGATCCGTGCCGGCCCTGCCGTTCGATTTGCATGACCTCTTTCCACGTATCGCGAAACTCAATGACATACCCCTCGGCTTCGCGCAGGATGTCGAGATCATTATGAATATTGGCATCCACCAGGCGTCGGTAAATGTATTCGTACATGGCCGCCATCGATTCGCCTATTTCGATGCTTCTGTCAAGGGTGATGTTCAATTCTCGGATGATATTTTGCGCCTTTACCAGGTTTTCATTTTTCATTTCCATGTCGCCCTGCTCAATTCCCTGCTGAGCTTTTTTAATAAATTTCAGGCAGCCGTTATACAGCATGAGCGTTAACTCCCCGGGGGAAGCGGTGTTTACTGAATTTTGCTGGTAAGCTGCGTAAGGGTTGTTAATCGCCATTGTTTTGATCCTCCATATTATGATGCGCTAAACATCTGGCTGATGTATTCAGATTGAGAATTCATTTTTTGAATCGCCGTCTCCAACGCGGTGAACTTGTTATAGTAACGGTTTTCGATATCTTTTAAACGGTTTTCCATATCGGAGATGCTGTTTTCGACAGATGACAGACTTTTGCCCAAAATATATTGAGAAGATGCCAAACCGGAATTTCCGGCTTTTTTCTCGATTTGGTTAACCGTGTCCTCCAAGGTTTCCCGGAGTCGTCTGGCAATCCCTTTTTCCCCTGATGTCACGCCGTCCGCTTTAAATAAATTGACGACAGCCTGAGGGTCTTCAGCGATTTTTTCCTTCAGTTTATCTTCATCGATTTCCAAATGCCCGCGCAAAGAATAGATGCTTGTTGTCGTAATGCCGAATTCGGCCAGCTGCAGGGTCTGTCCATTGACAGACACGCTTTCGTACATCTTAGCCCGCATCGCGTTGGTGCTGCCTGACAAAATGGAGTCGTTGCGAAGCAATCCGCTTTTCGCCTTTTCTTCCCATAGTTTGATTTCATCCTCTGACATTGCCTTCTTTTGCTCGTCAGTCAAAGGCTGATAGTCTCTGTACTTGTTTTCGTTCAGCTTTGAATTGATTTCGTCGACCAGTTCATTGTATTTGTCGACAAATTCTTTGATGCTGTCATAAATCCCGTCTACATCGGTGGCGGTTGAAATGGTCACTGGTGTGTCTGTGTCGGCGATTCCCGTCACACCGGTGAGCGTGTACTCTACACCATTGACATTAAAGGTATTTGATGACTTTTTCATCTCAAGGCCGTTGAAGGTGATGACGGCGTCAACGCCTTCTGTGCTGGCTGTCAGGTTGTTGGAGGCATCGAGCGTGAAACCGAGCTGATCCGACATAAAGCTTGCCGTCGCAGAATCAGCCGCCTGAATCACCCCGCCGGCGCCTGTCGCATTGGACGTTAAAGCGATCGTTTCGACATAATCACCGGCTGCATTTTTAATATTTTCTTTCATCGCAGTTACGCCAAGCCCAGAGCTGTTAATTTTAGATACGACCTGGTCGAGGGTATCCGAGCTGGATATTTTGATGCTGACCGGGCTGGATTTCGTCTCTCCCGGTTTCGTAACGTTAAAAGTCAGCGTTCGGGCTGAACCTGCGGTGTAATTAATCGTACCTGTCGACTTATATGTAGACGCGGTCGCAAGGTTTCCCACCTTAATTTGTGTTGTGACATTGTTTTCTGCATTGA is a window encoding:
- a CDS encoding flagellar protein FliT; this encodes MSRTELIYSETKNMLAEIKDAPETDELLQTIEDFLAKREDLLKEIKLPLSTEEKHQMAQVMEWDPLIVDELKRLQQAVKQELIQVKKKRTLHNTYMNPYNNITIDGRYYDKRK
- the raiA gene encoding ribosome-associated translation inhibitor RaiA, translating into MEYNVRGENIEVTAALREHVEKKIGKLERYFENNVDAIVQVNLKFYNDQESKVEVTIPMTDLSLRAEVHHEDMYTAVDLAVNKLERQIRKHKTKVNRKFREKGSPKYVFAEGNGIGTALHEEETDDEQPQVVRQKRFNLKPMDNEEAILQMNMLGHSFYVFTNAETNLTNVVYRRNDGKYGLIEPNE
- the fliS gene encoding flagellar export chaperone FliS, whose amino-acid sequence is MAINNPYAAYQQNSVNTASPGELTLMLYNGCLKFIKKAQQGIEQGDMEMKNENLVKAQNIIRELNITLDRSIEIGESMAAMYEYIYRRLVDANIHNDLDILREAEGYVIEFRDTWKEVMQIERQGRHGSGGQA
- a CDS encoding flagellar hook-associated protein 2 translates to MVTRITGLASGMDIDSMVENLMRAERTPLDKLNQKKQRLEWQRDSYRDINKKLEEFSKYVFDNMILSTNYNKKTVSSSDTSKVTAKAVNAENNVTTQIKVGNLATASTYKSTGTINYTAGSARTLTFNVTKPGETKSSPVSIKISSSDTLDQVVSKINSSGLGVTAMKENIKNAAGDYVETIALTSNATGAGGVIQAADSATASFMSDQLGFTLDASNNLTASTEGVDAVITFNGLEMKKSSNTFNVNGVEYTLTGVTGIADTDTPVTISTATDVDGIYDSIKEFVDKYNELVDEINSKLNENKYRDYQPLTDEQKKAMSEDEIKLWEEKAKSGLLRNDSILSGSTNAMRAKMYESVSVNGQTLQLAEFGITTTSIYSLRGHLEIDEDKLKEKIAEDPQAVVNLFKADGVTSGEKGIARRLRETLEDTVNQIEKKAGNSGLASSQYILGKSLSSVENSISDMENRLKDIENRYYNKFTALETAIQKMNSQSEYISQMFSAS